The window GGGGACCACAACAGACTCCCTAGTCTTCGATTTccctccagaaatgtatgtcctgtccTGCCCAGTCGTCTCCTGGACAATAGAAGCtacattgtccattatttctttaatagcacCAACATGCCTGCAACTTAATTTCTCAGACAAGAATAATAAAGCGAGAATTCAACTTGTGCCTAAGTTAACAAATGATGTGAAAAACAATGCAAAAGTTTCCACACCACAGGCTTTCAGCAGTCtcactgaccaaacttcttaggtcaggtCCGCTCCCCCAGTCCAATGGTGGCTTCCTTTATCTCTTCAGGTGTAGTGAGACAGATATCGGTGCCCTGGGATTTCTGTGCCTTCTTTTTAGAGTCCTACCCCCACTTTGAGAAATATTTCCACCTGGTTACCAGAAGACAAAATATCTATGTAGAAGAatattccctgctgctttttcctcaccttttttgggcttcctttctttcccttcctgcttgatgactctagTTACTGTTTAGATACAAAATTAACCTGCGCACACATATCTTTGTTTAAGACAGACCAGTTTGCCAGCCTCCGTTTACAACATGTATTAATAACTTGATACAGtgtaatcttataacttcacatacatgataaaaatattattaatatttgctACGAAAGCATGACTATTTCTAGTTCACTCATAGATTTATTTTGCTTCTTAGGGCTGAGCTCTGTGTGCTGATAATATGCACACAAGCgggatagttttgtgaactgcagaagtcCATAGCATGCTGTGGCCTCCCCCCTGAGCCCCTCTGGTCATCGTGTGGTCTCCATCAAGGAAAATGGGTGAACCTATCTTTCCTACTTTGGGGAGTAACCTAGCAAGGGAAGGCCATAGGATACTATGGTGATTGGCATGCTATAAATAGCTAGATAATCTGGAGTACTCTTATGTGTCTTACAGGTTTTACATTCCACCTGTTGAGGCCAGGACAATAAGGTTACTCTGGAACCAGGAATACCTGAGAAGATATCAGCTACAGCGGCAATCAATTAGTACGTTTCACCTGTATCTAACTTTCTGGTCCTTTGATTCCATAGTTCTACctaaggctggttgaaaatttttcttcaGAAGTTTTTCTGATAGGAAATTGGATTTCCCATTTAACTATTTTTTCCAAGAAATGATCTTTTCTCCCGAAATTATAAGCTTTCCATCAAAATACCAAACACCTCTCCTCCCTAAACCATGTCTGTGGGACTCTGGTGATGTTCCAGGGCAAttcagcaagaggagagaccatcatgcaccatgggggatgtagtccagcctgggagcctggcccatggaaGAGACTGGTGGTGTGGAGTGTATGAGGAATCCCAGTGGTACTTCCAAGTCAAAATATTAACTTTTCAGCTAAAAGATTTTGGTCTccacaaaaaaccaaacaaacaaccgTTTGTGGATCAGCTCTTCACAGTACCCAGGTTGCACTGAAAACAACAAGATGAAATATACCCCTAACTTCAtactctgtaactctggtagaaATTGCATCAGTTTAATTACACAGTAAGAAAGAGTAGGTcaaattaatccccagggcaCCAATTAAGCGAGGGtggctttggttcactgaatgcATGAATAAGGTGTTGTGTCTCTCTGAGCTCAGGGATTCCCAGTTGCCTCAGGAATCATGTCCCATAGATCACACATCTTCGTATAAAACATCCTGAATGCTCCAAATTGGCAGTTTCTGTGGACGAGGAAACACCAacacatctctctttctctcttctcagcaggtacgTGCTATCGTCCTAtttacagtcacacacacacatacagacaacCTGGGGATCAGCAGCTATTGAATTCCAGACCTCCAGCATCAAAAGCCTCAGCCCCAACTCCTaccccttcagctaaaggagcGACCTCCTTGGTTGGAAAAAATAGGCAATTACCTAGTCACTGAAGTCAGGGCTTTCCATTATGTCTCTGGGTTTACATAGAGGCTCAAGTAAATGCCAAAAAGCTTAATTAGCACAGTAAGCAACTTTACCCGAAACGGACATGCCaagccacagagctccccttgcccaGAGAGGGTAGAAAGATTGACACTCCTttactctcaccccttctttagCTAAGGATTGGATTAGTTTGGATTAGTGAACaggagtttttgtgtgtgtgtgtgtgggggggcatgaTTAACCTGCGTCTCATTGTATTTGCAGAGCGTGTGCATTTTATCAaacacctggaatgaccagctgtgaacatctggctGTGTGGACTCAGCCCTTCCCTGTGCGGGTACTGATGTCCATTgagaaactgatctccatttatcATCACTTACCtcattacagagaagggacaggttttctgcaccatccacctgcccacatctctgtagcagcctgatctctgttcagaggagatggaagagggaaatCACTCGGAGGCGACTGAattcattctctcaggactgacagatcgtccggagctgcaggtccccctgTTTATGgtgttcctactgatttatggtatcaccctGGTGGGAAATGGGGGGATAATCTTCTTAATCATCATTGATCCCCGACTCCACACCCctatgtactttttcctcagtaatttgtctttctgtgacctctgctatTCCTCAACAATTTCCTTtaagatgctgctgaatttcttagccgagaggaaaagcatttcttacaCGGCCTGTGCTGTGCAAATGTATCTCTCTATCCTTTTTGCAGACgttgagtgcctcttgctggctgtgatggcgtatgaccgttatgtggccatctgtaacccgctgctgtatacggtcaccatgtccaggcagctttgtaaacagctggtggctggggtgtacGCTGTGGGGATTGTGGATTCAATGATATACACGTGTTGCACATttcggctgtcattctgcagctccaacatcatcaatcatttcttctgtgatgtcCTCCCATTGTTGGCGCTCTCCTGTTCTGACATCCGCATCAATGAGATTATGACATTTGCTTTCACGAGCTGCATTACAGGGAgcagctttgtgactgtcctcctctcctatgtgTATATCATttccaccatcctgcagatccgcTCTGCTGAGAGCCggcacaaagccttctccacctgctctttCCACTTGACTGTGGTGGTCCTGTCTTATGGCACCTTCCTCTTCATGTATTTgcgtcccacctccagctattccatggacagagacagagtgacctcagtgttttacacgctggtgatccccatgttgaaccccctcatctacagcctgaggaacacggaggtgaaggacgccttgaggaaagcaatgaataaactcCTAACGAGCTCTTGAATCTGCATTTCTCATTATTGTATTGTTATTATGAttaatttgtttgtattccaACAAGGTCTGcggaccccaactgagatcagtggaCAAAACAGGGGAAGTATCCCAGGGCCAGAGAGAAAGAATGATTCTATAAGCTGGTGGAAAAGGGGAACCGCCTCGAGGGTGAGATGCTCAACTTCACGTCTCTGTTCCAGTAGTTATTTAATTAGTTATCCACAGTAGAACAACTTTGAAAGGAGAGATTGAGATCAAGCCAGACTAGAACAGCACATCGCGCAGGTGCTGGGATATTTTTTGGAAATGCAGGAAACCCAAGTGCATAGTGTgctgggttcggtcacagagaccctcattgggactgtcacctgatgggCTCAAATTAGCTCTGAGCCCATTtttcctgccagcctgggcctccagaaccctgccttgttgagccagacaagcCAGTCTGCTACAACATAGACCAAGTGTCCGGGCTACGCCCACAAAACTGCTCATCTAGACTGAAACCAGCCCAGGAGGATACCTGTCTCCAGCATGCAGACACCCAGCCCCCAGTGGGACctaaccccaaataaatctgttttactctgtcataaccttatacagggtaaaaagcTAAATGTTCCTCCCCccatatcactgatagagagatatgtgcCCCCCCCAGCTAACAATTACTTACACTgagtttataaataaacaaaagtgattttcttaaacagaaaaagtaggatttaagtggttttaagtagtaacagacagaacaatgtaagccacaaagcaaaataaaaaacccacaagcaAGGCTAAGATTAATACACTCAGAAATCAGTTCCAAATCTTAACGTCTCACCCCAAGTTGTAACTTCAGGTAAAATCCTTCTCATGTCAGATGCCTTTTCTGACCTGGGTCCAGCCTGGCCTCACCCACCTCTGTGGTTGCAGTCCTTTTGTTTCCAGGTGCCTTCAGGTATCTCTCTGTGGTGGGGAGGCTgtctcttaagccagctgaagacactCATTGTTTGCTTCCCCCACTTTATATAGAACTTCCCTAAGGCCAGACAGACCAGAATAGGTGAAAAGTCTCCAGGAGCAAGCTCTGGGGGCATGGTCCCCTACCAGTGCCAGGAGCGCATACAGACTTTGTTGGACTAATGCCCCTAAAGATGTTGGAGTTGTATTCCATACAGgctgtgacttggccagagggctgagtcactagAAACTGCCAGAGAGGGTCACCATAAACGGAGAAGTGAAGACCCAGCTGACCAGAAgggggtgctcatgagaggtgggTTCCATGCCATtatggtgaaagagacaagattttgagccacacagagttcttcttcaaaaggctcaaaagcttgtctatcaacagaagttggtccaataaaagatatcacctcatccaccttgtctctctaatatcctgggactgacatggccaCACTGCATGCACCACTGATTCTCTGATGGTCTTCCCAATAGCATGAAAGAATATACTGTTGGTTGTTTTTAGGTCCTTGACTACTTTCTTTTCCAATTCCCTCTGAGCCCTGCTCATGTCCATCTTACACTTTACGTGCTGTTGTGGATGTGCTGTTGGCTTCCTGGGGAGTAGAATTCCATTTGCTGAAGGATACCTGTTTGGCCCAGTTAATTTCCTTGAGTTTTGACATTCGGCCACACTCAGCtgtgtggtttcttttttttttttttttcttccttcccattTCTTGTTTTGTGGTTTGGGGGACAAGTACCATCTAGGAATCTATGATGGCTGCTTGAGTCCTTGCCATGGTTAGTCTAAGTCTTTTAATTTCCTCACTTTTGTCATTAGGCGGTTTTTGACTCGTTGCTTTCTTGTTAAAATACACCTCCATAGAGTTGCTCTCACAGTGGTAGGATGCTGATCTTAACTTTGTTGAAGTTACTGTTCTTTGTCATTTGCAAGCTATCAGTGATGTTTTTATGATTTCTTCCACATCATTGCCCAGTGGGTGGCAAGAGGCGTAGGTGGAGGGAGACTGGCAGGAACAAGGGTGAGGGGCCCAGCTAAAGGGGTGCAGgctggatggggaaggggagaagaagcTTCAGCAGCCTGATTGaacaacctagtgaggagggctttaaagtaAGTTTGAAGGGGACAGGAGACCAAAGCACACAGGTAAGTCAAacacatggagacctgggagaagggtcagaacttggggggagcatgggctgtaaTAGCAAGGATCAacaagagacaagacagaactgggtggggggaatcaaatcagtatcttaaaTATCTGTATACTTGTAATAAATATAatgggaagggtaaacccccttaaaatccctcctggccagaggaaaaatcctctcacctgtaaagggttaagaagctaaaggtaatctcgctggcacctgaccaaaatgaccaatgaggagacaagatgctttcaaaagctgggaggagggagaaaaacaaatgggctgtgtctgtctgtgtgatgcttttgccggagacagaacaggaatggagtcttagaacttctagtaagtaatctagctaggtatgtgttagattatgatttctttaaatggctgagaaaatagctgtgctgaatagaatgactattcctgtctgtgtgtctttttcgtaacttaaggttttgcctagagggattctctatgttttgaatctaattaccctgtaaggtatttaacatcctgattttacagagatgattttttttacttctattaaaagtcttcttgtaaggaaactgaatgttttttcattgttctaagatccaagggtttgggtctgtggtcacctgtgcaaataggtgaggatttttaccaaacctttcccaggaagtggggtgcaagggttgggaggattttggggggaaagatgtgtccaaactccattttttcaggaacccagataaagtttggtggtggcagtggaaatccagggcaaagggtaaaattaatttgtaccttggggaagttttaacctaagctggtaaaagtaagcttaagagGATTTCATgtaggttcccacatctgtaccctagagttcagagtggggtaggaaccttgacaatactaAGGCAAGAAGTTTGGGGAATACGCAGGAAGAACTCATAATGCTGGTCAATGGACACAACAATGACAcagctggcatcacagagacctggtgggacaATACGCACAATTGAAATATTGGTATAGATGGGTACATCTTGCTGAGGAAGGGTAGgcgggaaaaaagggaggaggtgttgccttatatattaagaATGTGAACATTTGgtctgaggttgagatggaataggagacagacttgttgaaagtctctgggtaaggataaaaggggtacaAAATAAAGGTGATGTCATAGTAGGGGGTCTACTACAGATCACCTAATCatgaagaagaggtggatgaggagTTTTTCAAACAACTAACAAAAAGATCCAAAGCCCAAGACTTGGTgctaatgggggatttcaactacccagacatctgttgggaaaataacaccgcagggcacagattatccaacaagttcttggactgaattggagacaattttttgttccagaaggtggagaaagctacttgGGGAGAAGCTGTTCTAGACTTGATTTTGACAAACAAGGAGGAagtggttgagaatttgaaagtggacgGCAGCTTGGGGGAAACTGATCATGAAGtggaagtggaaggcagcttgtggggagggatagctcagtggtttgagcattggcctgctaaacccaggattttgagttcaatccttgagggggccatttcgggatctggggcaaaaattgagcagggggttggactagatgacctcctgtggtcccttccaaccctgatattcgatgattctatgaaatgatagagttcatgattctaaggaatggtaggagggaaaacagcaaaataaagacaaaggatttcaagaaggcagacttgagGAAGCTCAGGGAGTCGGTAGGTAAGAtctcatgggaagcaagtctaaggggaaaaacaatagaagacagttgacagtttttcagagagacattattaagggcacaagagcaaactattcaCTTctataggaaagacaggaagtatggcaagaaacCACCCTGGCTCAACCAGGAGATCTCCAAtgacctaaaaataaaaaaagagtcctacataAAAGTAGAATCAAGGTCAAATTAGAagggatgaatataaacaaataaaacatgtatgtaggggcaaaattagaaaggccaaggcacaacagGAGATCAAACGAgatagagacataaagggtaacaacaaaacattctacaaatacattagaagcaagaggaagaccaaggagaCGGTAGGTCCATTACTAAATGAAGAGGGGAacacaataacagaaaatgtggaaatggcagaggtgctaaatgacttctttgtttcaattttcaccaagaaggttgccatagagaatgccagtgaaaatggggtAGGCTCAGATGCTAAACTAGGGAAAGAAGAAGTTAAAAGTTACTTGGACAAGTTAGATGTcgtcaagtcaccagggccttatgaaatgcatcctagaatactcaagaaactggctgaggagatatctgagccattaactATTAGCTTTGAAAAGTCCTGGAAGACAGGGGAGATTCCAGGAAGCTGGAAGAGAGCACATAGAGTgtctatctataaaaagggaaataaaggcaACCCAGGCAATTAAAGACCAGACAGTTTAACTTTGGTACCAGGtaaggtaatggagcaaataattaaggaatcaatttgcaaacatctagaaggtaataaggtgataagtgacagtcagcatggatttgtgaagaagaaatcatgtcaaaccaacctgatagctttctttgacagggcaagaagccttgtggatagggggaatgagGTATATGTGGTATATctagactttagtaaggcttttgatacaatctcacatgaccttctcatcaAGAAacgagggaaatacaacctagatggagctactctaaagtgggtgcataactggttgggaaACCGCTCCCAGAGaggagttatcaatggttcacagtcatgctggaagggcataacaagtgagGTTCCGCAGGGATCAGTTGTGGGACTGCTTcttttcaatgtcttcatcagCGATTTAGatcatggcatagagagtacccttattaagtttgtggatgatacctaACTGGGAGGGcctgcaagtgctttgaaggataggattataatACAAAATGATCtgtacaaactggagaaattatctgaagtaaataggattacATTCAATcaagacaaatgtaaagtactccactgaggaaggaacacTCAGATGGACACAAACAgaacgggaaatgactgcctaggaagaagtactgcagaaagggatcaaAGGGTcctagtggaccacaagctaaatatgagtcaacagcgtaacgctgttgcaaaaaagcaaacatcattctgagatgcattagtaggagtgtggtaagcaagacacaagaaataattcttccactctactcctcgctgattaggcctgaactggagtactgtgtccagttctgtgtgccacatttcaggaaagatagggagaaattggagagagtccagagaagagcaacaaggatgattagggggtctggaaaacatgagctatgagggaagattgaaagaactgggtttgtctAGTCTGGCAAAaggaagacagagaggggacatgataaccgttttgaagtacctaaaaggttattacaaagaggagggagaaaatttgttctcctttccctctgatgatagggcaagaagcaatgggcttaaattgcagcaagggaggtttaggttggacattcggaaaaacttcccaaccgtcagggtgcttaagcactggaatcaattgcctggggagattgtggaatctccatcactggagatttttaagattaggttagacaaacacctatcagggatgttctagatggTGCTGGTCCTGTCATGAGTGCGGGGGGcgggacttgatgacttcttgaggtcccttccagttttatgattctatgaaagtgttGACTGTTATATTATCATAATCTAACATGAGCTGTCCCAATATGAAATACCCTGACAATTATGCACCACTACgatgaaaataataaaagtatcataaaaatgaaaataaagtagaaaacatttcaaaacaaaaagttgtcatttttttttctgaaattaaatgttctGATGTCTTTTCATGGGAATTTTCACTGAAAGAGATattatttcatgaaaaaaaaatcatttaaattgatATGACATTGTGGGACAGTAAACTTTTAAGAACAATTTTCCTACCAGCCCCACTGTCAACCTTTTGGATGCACATGAGCATGTTATGTACTCTGTGGCCTTGCTAAAATATACCAAAACCAGACAGAGCACTTATGGAACAATGGGCCAAATGCTTGATTCCTAGTCACGTGCAGCTGTGTTCCAGCATTGTCAGAACAAATCATGGCAAaagatggaatctccatcttttatttttacaatccAGCAGAGCTTTAAAATCCTGGAGGTTGCAGGTTCCTTTAAGAATTTCCTTTCATTGTAGGTAACTTAGTAACTTTTGAAGTAGGACTCGGGTCTgatgataactttt of the Eretmochelys imbricata isolate rEreImb1 chromosome 6, rEreImb1.hap1, whole genome shotgun sequence genome contains:
- the LOC144266646 gene encoding olfactory receptor 5G9-like isoform X2, with protein sequence MEEGNHSEATEFILSGLTDRPELQVPLFMVFLLIYGITLVGNGGIIFLIIIDPRLHTPMYFFLSNLSFCDLCYSSTISFKMLLNFLAERKSISYTACAVQMYLSILFADVECLLLAVMAYDRYVAICNPLLYTVTMSRQLCKQLVAGVYAVGIVDSMIYTCCTFRLSFCSSNIINHFFCDVLPLLALSCSDIRINEIMTFAFTSCITGSSFVTVLLSYVYIISTILQIRSAESRHKAFSTCSFHLTVVVLSYGTFLFMYLRPTSSYSMDRDRVTSVFYTLVIPMLNPLIYSLRNTEVKDALRKAMNKLLTSS
- the LOC144266646 gene encoding olfactory receptor 5G9-like isoform X1, producing MAEKGTGNHSEATEFILSGLTDRPELQVPLFMVFLLIYGITLVGNGGIIFLIIIDPRLHTPMYFFLSNLSFCDLCYSSTISFKMLLNFLAERKSISYTACAVQMYLSILFADVECLLLAVMAYDRYVAICNPLLYTVTMSRQLCKQLVAGVYAVGIVDSMIYTCCTFRLSFCSSNIINHFFCDVLPLLALSCSDIRINEIMTFAFTSCITGSSFVTVLLSYVYIISTILQIRSAESRHKAFSTCSFHLTVVVLSYGTFLFMYLRPTSSYSMDRDRVTSVFYTLVIPMLNPLIYSLRNTEVKDALRKAMNKLLTSS